Proteins from a single region of Butyrivibrio fibrisolvens:
- a CDS encoding TIM-barrel domain-containing protein — MLDCTPYPKLNVANVKREGDFLTLNFAQGIQRLIPVDDRSIRVIYTQDSEISEESINSKPGIVEIKPFSDWTYEESDEEVIVSLPKLKVVIRKDGAAYTYYDENGKLLLKEKSARSKELDKVPVYAMNEENIQKEYIDTADGRKEIIRQASKIKIRDAYRTRMNLVFDDDEALYGLGQHEEGYHSLRGKRIFLNQGNRKIVVPMFVSTKGYGLLVNTYSPAIFNDTEDGSYFFTEADSEMDFFFLGGSDGKMDGVISEYRKITGKAVMLPKWAFGYIQSQERYETQDEILSISKEYRDRNIGLDCIVLDWCSWKDGQWGQKTFDPERFPNPDAMTDELHDRNVHFMISIWPNVNEGTDNYNEFKKENELLPGINIYNALSPKAREIYWKQAESGLFCHGIDAWWCDNSEPIAPEWNYTVKPETSKIYDEYVNQLPMHIPAEKTNAFGLYHAMGIYEGQRGYYKNLAESDTDDAGKENQVETEKLFEREKRVVNLTRSGYLGQQRYGTILWSGDISASWDTFRRQIAAGLHFSASGLPYWTTDIGAFFVKNGIQWYWNGDYDLGPKDPAYCELFTRWYQWAVFLPIFRGHGTDFRRELWQFQNDAAPFYEALVKANHLRYELMPYIYSLAGAVWYNDSVVIRPLVFEFTEDKRTWDIMDQYMFGKDMMVCPVTKPMLFDHDKDCNCIKIADQNDTINIRKVYLPEGNIWRDFYTGESYEGGQWIETQAPLDVIPVFVKAGAIIPMTTFKGHVQKEDEITLKIFGGADGSFALYEDEGDGYDYEKGVYTITNIEYIDTSKKVIIDGSEIRDKDTRFEIQMI; from the coding sequence CTTACCCTAAACTTCGCTCAAGGTATCCAGAGACTGATCCCCGTAGATGACAGGAGCATCAGAGTTATCTACACGCAGGATTCAGAAATATCAGAAGAGTCTATAAATAGTAAACCTGGAATTGTAGAGATAAAGCCTTTCTCGGACTGGACATATGAAGAATCAGACGAGGAAGTTATCGTTTCACTTCCAAAACTCAAGGTAGTTATAAGAAAAGATGGAGCTGCATATACCTATTATGATGAAAATGGGAAGCTTCTTTTAAAGGAGAAAAGCGCTAGAAGTAAAGAGCTTGATAAAGTCCCTGTATATGCAATGAATGAAGAAAATATACAAAAAGAATACATAGATACAGCAGACGGAAGAAAAGAAATAATACGTCAGGCTTCAAAGATAAAGATAAGAGATGCCTATCGTACCCGCATGAATCTTGTGTTTGATGATGACGAAGCTCTTTATGGCCTTGGTCAGCATGAAGAAGGCTATCACAGTCTTAGAGGAAAGCGCATCTTTTTAAATCAGGGCAATCGAAAGATCGTAGTTCCTATGTTTGTATCCACAAAAGGCTATGGACTTCTTGTTAACACCTATAGCCCGGCTATTTTCAATGATACTGAAGACGGTTCATATTTCTTTACTGAAGCTGACAGCGAGATGGATTTCTTTTTTTTAGGTGGATCAGATGGGAAGATGGACGGCGTCATCAGTGAGTACAGGAAGATCACTGGCAAAGCGGTAATGCTTCCAAAATGGGCATTTGGCTATATCCAGTCTCAGGAAAGATATGAGACGCAGGATGAGATCCTTAGTATATCAAAAGAATACCGTGACAGAAATATAGGACTTGACTGCATCGTGCTTGACTGGTGCTCATGGAAGGATGGCCAGTGGGGGCAGAAGACTTTTGACCCTGAAAGATTCCCAAATCCTGATGCTATGACAGATGAGCTTCATGATAGGAACGTGCACTTCATGATATCTATATGGCCCAACGTCAATGAAGGTACTGACAATTATAATGAGTTCAAAAAAGAAAATGAGCTCCTTCCTGGTATCAATATCTATAACGCCCTTAGCCCTAAAGCAAGGGAGATTTACTGGAAACAGGCTGAGAGCGGCCTTTTTTGCCACGGAATAGATGCCTGGTGGTGCGATAACTCAGAGCCGATCGCGCCAGAGTGGAATTATACGGTTAAGCCTGAGACTTCCAAGATATACGATGAATATGTGAATCAGCTTCCAATGCATATACCGGCAGAAAAGACCAATGCGTTTGGCCTGTATCATGCGATGGGAATATATGAAGGCCAGCGCGGATATTATAAGAATCTTGCCGAATCAGATACAGATGATGCGGGAAAAGAGAATCAAGTAGAAACAGAAAAACTTTTTGAAAGAGAAAAGAGAGTTGTTAATCTTACAAGAAGTGGTTATCTTGGGCAGCAGCGCTATGGAACGATTCTCTGGTCAGGCGATATATCTGCAAGCTGGGATACATTCAGAAGACAGATCGCTGCAGGACTTCATTTTAGCGCAAGCGGACTTCCATACTGGACAACTGATATAGGAGCTTTTTTTGTCAAAAATGGTATTCAGTGGTACTGGAACGGAGATTATGACCTTGGACCAAAGGACCCTGCTTATTGCGAGCTCTTTACCAGATGGTATCAGTGGGCAGTATTTCTTCCAATATTCAGAGGCCATGGAACAGATTTTAGACGTGAACTCTGGCAGTTCCAAAACGATGCAGCGCCATTCTACGAAGCCCTTGTTAAGGCCAATCACCTTCGCTATGAGCTTATGCCTTATATTTACAGCCTTGCAGGCGCTGTATGGTATAATGATAGCGTGGTGATAAGACCACTTGTCTTTGAGTTTACAGAAGATAAGCGCACTTGGGACATCATGGATCAATATATGTTTGGCAAAGACATGATGGTATGCCCTGTGACAAAGCCTATGTTATTTGATCATGACAAAGATTGTAACTGCATAAAAATAGCTGATCAAAATGATACTATAAATATACGTAAAGTATACCTCCCCGAAGGCAATATATGGCGCGATTTCTATACAGGAGAAAGCTATGAAGGTGGTCAGTGGATAGAAACTCAGGCACCCCTTGACGTAATACCTGTATTTGTAAAGGCTGGAGCAATAATCCCTATGACAACTTTTAAAGGTCATGTTCAAAAAGAAGATGAGATTACTCTAAAGATCTTCGGCGGAGCAGATGGAAGCTTTGCCCTATACGAAGATGAAGGTGATGGCTACGACTATGAAAAAGGAGTCTACACCATCACTAATATAGAGTATATCGATACATCTAAAAAAGTTATTATTGATGGATCTGAGATTAGAGATAAAGATACAAGATTTGAAATACAAATGATTTGA